In Streptomyces sp. DG2A-72, one genomic interval encodes:
- a CDS encoding SDR family NAD(P)-dependent oxidoreductase: MSEKWTTVNIPDQRGRVAVVTGANTGLGYETAKALAERGASVVLAVRNVEKGEQAAARMTGDVTVQALDLTSLDSVRTAAAALRSRLDRIDLLINNAGVMYTPKQTTRDGFEMQFGTNHLGHFALTGLLLDLMLPVPGSRVVTVSSTGHRIRAAIHFDDLQWERSYSRAAAYGQSKLANLMFTYELQRRLATHGTTVAVAAHPGMSSTELARNLPTALRLPLTWLAPLITQTPAMGALPTLRAATDPAALGAQYYGPGGRNEVKGHPRLVTSSPESYEVAVQQRLWAVSEDLTGVKFPIAEFKQNPLPSASAITM; this comes from the coding sequence ATGAGCGAGAAGTGGACGACGGTGAACATTCCGGACCAGCGCGGGCGGGTGGCCGTGGTGACCGGGGCAAACACCGGACTGGGGTACGAGACCGCCAAGGCGCTCGCCGAGCGCGGGGCGTCCGTGGTGCTCGCCGTGCGCAACGTCGAGAAGGGCGAGCAGGCCGCGGCCCGCATGACCGGCGACGTGACCGTGCAGGCGCTGGACCTGACCTCGCTCGACTCCGTCCGGACCGCGGCGGCGGCGCTGCGGTCCCGGCTCGACCGGATCGACCTGCTGATCAACAACGCCGGCGTGATGTACACCCCGAAGCAGACCACCCGGGACGGCTTCGAGATGCAGTTCGGCACCAACCACCTCGGCCACTTCGCGCTCACCGGGCTGCTGCTGGACCTGATGCTGCCGGTGCCCGGCTCGCGCGTGGTGACGGTCAGCAGCACCGGCCACCGCATCCGGGCCGCGATCCACTTCGACGACCTGCAGTGGGAGCGGTCGTACAGCCGGGCCGCCGCCTATGGTCAGTCCAAGCTGGCCAACCTCATGTTCACCTACGAGCTGCAGCGCCGGCTCGCCACGCACGGCACGACCGTCGCGGTGGCCGCGCACCCCGGCATGTCCAGCACGGAGCTTGCCCGCAACCTCCCCACGGCCCTCCGGCTTCCGCTCACCTGGCTCGCGCCGCTGATCACCCAGACGCCGGCGATGGGCGCGCTGCCGACCCTGCGCGCCGCCACCGACCCCGCCGCGCTCGGCGCCCAGTACTACGGCCCCGGCGGACGCAACGAGGTCAAGGGCCACCCCCGGCTGGTCACCTCCAGCCCGGAATCGTACGAGGTGGCCGTCCAGCAGCGGCTGTGGGCCGTCTCCGAAGACCTCACCGGGGTGAAGTTCCCCATCGCCGAGTTCAAGCAGAACCCGCTTCCCTCCGCATCGGCCATCACGATGTAG